A window of Esox lucius isolate fEsoLuc1 chromosome 18, fEsoLuc1.pri, whole genome shotgun sequence contains these coding sequences:
- the dnajc5ga gene encoding dnaJ (Hsp40) homolog, subfamily C, member 5 gamma a isoform X3 — MATAGTAEPNRPGPQRKMSTTGESLYKVLGLEKGASAEDIKRAYRKLALKYHPDKNPDNPEAADKFKEINNANSILNDDGKRRIYDEYGSMGLYVSEQFGEESVKYYFLMSKWWFKTMALCCTVFSCCCCCCCCCFCCGKCKPPEDDDNYQYVDPEDLEAQIKAETDGGPRAPIVIQPHSIDIEVPETSQPAASQPTSKPQQ, encoded by the exons ATGGCCACGGCAGGCACAGCAGAGCCAAATCGGCCAGGCCCCCAGCGGAAGATGTCCACCACCGGGGAAAGCCTATACAAAGTGCTAGGCTTGGAGAAGGGAGCTTCTGCTGAGGACATAAAGAGAGCCTACCG GAAGCTAGCGTTAAAGTACCACCCAGACAAGAACCCAGACAACCCGGAGGCCGCAGATAAATTTAAAGAGATCAACAATGCCAACTCCATCCTGAACGACGATGGTAAGAGGAGGATCTATGATGAGTACGGCTCCATGGGTCTCTATGTGTCGGAGCAGTTCGGAGAGGAGAGCGTCAAATACTACTTCCTCATGTCCAAGTGGTGGTTCAAG aCCATGGCCCTGTGTTGCACTGTCTtctcctgctgctgctgctgctgctgctgctgtttctGCTGCGGGAAATGCAAGCCGCCGGAGGACGACGACAACTACCAGTACGTGGACCCAGAGGACCTGGAAGCCCAGATCAAAGCTGAGACAGACGGAG GTCCACGTGCCCCTATTGTGATCCAGCCACATTCCATTGACATAGAGGTTCCAGAGACCTCCCAGCCTGCAGCCAGCCAGCCCACATCCAAGCCCCAGCAGTGA
- the dnajc5ga gene encoding dnaJ (Hsp40) homolog, subfamily C, member 5 gamma a isoform X2 — protein MATAGTAEPNRPGPQRKMSTTGESLYKVLGLEKGASAEDIKRAYRKLALKYHPDKNPDNPEAADKFKEINNANSILNDDGKRRIYDEYGSMGLYVSEQFGEESVKYYFLMSKWWFKTMALCCTVFSCCCCCCCCCFCCGKCKPPEDDDNYQYVDPEDLEAQIKAETDGGDPVIIVQPTPVAIPISVSSPATGSISLGPASPVAAENPGETLPESK, from the exons ATGGCCACGGCAGGCACAGCAGAGCCAAATCGGCCAGGCCCCCAGCGGAAGATGTCCACCACCGGGGAAAGCCTATACAAAGTGCTAGGCTTGGAGAAGGGAGCTTCTGCTGAGGACATAAAGAGAGCCTACCG GAAGCTAGCGTTAAAGTACCACCCAGACAAGAACCCAGACAACCCGGAGGCCGCAGATAAATTTAAAGAGATCAACAATGCCAACTCCATCCTGAACGACGATGGTAAGAGGAGGATCTATGATGAGTACGGCTCCATGGGTCTCTATGTGTCGGAGCAGTTCGGAGAGGAGAGCGTCAAATACTACTTCCTCATGTCCAAGTGGTGGTTCAAG aCCATGGCCCTGTGTTGCACTGTCTtctcctgctgctgctgctgctgctgctgctgtttctGCTGCGGGAAATGCAAGCCGCCGGAGGACGACGACAACTACCAGTACGTGGACCCAGAGGACCTGGAAGCCCAGATCAAAGCTGAGACAGACGGAG GTGACCCGGTAATCATTGTGCAGCCCACGCCGGTAGCCATACCCATCAGCGTATCGAGCCCTGCGACCGGGAGCATCAGCCTCGGCCCGGCCAGTCCGGTGGCCGCCGAGAACCCGGGCGAAACGTTGCCGGAGTCTAAATGA
- the dnajc5ga gene encoding dnaJ (Hsp40) homolog, subfamily C, member 5 gamma a isoform X1, whose protein sequence is MATAGTAEPNRPGPQRKMSTTGESLYKVLGLEKGASAEDIKRAYRKLALKYHPDKNPDNPEAADKFKEINNANSILNDDGKRRIYDEYGSMGLYVSEQFGEESVKYYFLMSKWWFKTMALCCTVFSCCCCCCCCCFCCGKCKPPEDDDNYQYVDPEDLEAQIKAETDGAGDPVIIVQPTPVAIPISVSSPATGSISLGPASPVAAENPGETLPESK, encoded by the exons ATGGCCACGGCAGGCACAGCAGAGCCAAATCGGCCAGGCCCCCAGCGGAAGATGTCCACCACCGGGGAAAGCCTATACAAAGTGCTAGGCTTGGAGAAGGGAGCTTCTGCTGAGGACATAAAGAGAGCCTACCG GAAGCTAGCGTTAAAGTACCACCCAGACAAGAACCCAGACAACCCGGAGGCCGCAGATAAATTTAAAGAGATCAACAATGCCAACTCCATCCTGAACGACGATGGTAAGAGGAGGATCTATGATGAGTACGGCTCCATGGGTCTCTATGTGTCGGAGCAGTTCGGAGAGGAGAGCGTCAAATACTACTTCCTCATGTCCAAGTGGTGGTTCAAG aCCATGGCCCTGTGTTGCACTGTCTtctcctgctgctgctgctgctgctgctgctgtttctGCTGCGGGAAATGCAAGCCGCCGGAGGACGACGACAACTACCAGTACGTGGACCCAGAGGACCTGGAAGCCCAGATCAAAGCTGAGACAGACGGAG CAGGTGACCCGGTAATCATTGTGCAGCCCACGCCGGTAGCCATACCCATCAGCGTATCGAGCCCTGCGACCGGGAGCATCAGCCTCGGCCCGGCCAGTCCGGTGGCCGCCGAGAACCCGGGCGAAACGTTGCCGGAGTCTAAATGA
- the dnajc5ga gene encoding dnaJ (Hsp40) homolog, subfamily C, member 5 gamma a isoform X4 yields the protein MATAGTAEPNRPGPQRKMSTTGESLYKVLGLEKGASAEDIKRAYRKLALKYHPDKNPDNPEAADKFKEINNANSILNDDGKRRIYDEYGSMGLYVSEQFGEESVKYYFLMSKWWFKTMALCCTVFSCCCCCCCCCFCCGKCKPPEDDDNYQYVDPEDLEAQIKAETDGGK from the exons ATGGCCACGGCAGGCACAGCAGAGCCAAATCGGCCAGGCCCCCAGCGGAAGATGTCCACCACCGGGGAAAGCCTATACAAAGTGCTAGGCTTGGAGAAGGGAGCTTCTGCTGAGGACATAAAGAGAGCCTACCG GAAGCTAGCGTTAAAGTACCACCCAGACAAGAACCCAGACAACCCGGAGGCCGCAGATAAATTTAAAGAGATCAACAATGCCAACTCCATCCTGAACGACGATGGTAAGAGGAGGATCTATGATGAGTACGGCTCCATGGGTCTCTATGTGTCGGAGCAGTTCGGAGAGGAGAGCGTCAAATACTACTTCCTCATGTCCAAGTGGTGGTTCAAG aCCATGGCCCTGTGTTGCACTGTCTtctcctgctgctgctgctgctgctgctgctgtttctGCTGCGGGAAATGCAAGCCGCCGGAGGACGACGACAACTACCAGTACGTGGACCCAGAGGACCTGGAAGCCCAGATCAAAGCTGAGACAGACGGAG GAAAGTGA